The Acidimicrobiales bacterium genome includes the window CGGCGTTGAGGACGATCTCGTGCGCCTCCTCGAGCACGGCGACCCGGACGCGCTCCTCGCCGGCGAAGGTGCCGGCGGCCAGCGCGACGTTGAAGGTCAGCTGGTAGTGCTCGGGCACGACGTTGCGGGGAAGCCGGTGGGCGCCCTCGGTCGACATGCGCCGAGAGGCTACTCAGCTACCGTCCCGGCGTGACCTCCCACCCGCTGGACGTCGTCGCCGTCGGAAGCGCCATCGTCGACGTGCTCACCACCACCGACGACGCCGACATCGACGCCCGCGGGCTCGTGAAGGGGACCATGGCGCTGGTCGACGCCGAGCGCGCCGACGCCCTGTACGAGTCGATGGGGCCGGCCGTCGAGGTGTCGGGCGGCTCGGCCGCCAACACCGTGGCCGGCGTCGCCTCGTTCGGTGCGTCCGCCGCGTTCATCGGCAAGGTGCGCGACGACCAGCTGGGCGAGGTGTTCACCCACGACATCCGGGCGGGAGGCGTCGAGTTCACCACCCCGCCGGCGGCCGACGGCCCGTCGACGGCGCGTTGCCTGGTGATGGTGACGCCCGACGCCCAGCGCACCATGTGCACGTACCTCGGGGCCGCCACCGGGCTGGCCCCGGCGGACATCGACGCCGGCGTCATCGGCCGGGCCCGGTACACGTACCTGGAGGGCTACCTGTGGGACCCGCCCGAGGCGATCGAGGCGCTGCGGCGGTCCGTCGCCCTCGCCCACGACGCCGGCCGCCAGGTCGCCCTGAGCCTTTCCGACCCGTTCTGCGTCGATCGCCACCGCAAGGCCTTCCTCGACTTCATCGCCTCCGACGTGGACGTCCTGTTCGCCAACGAGGCGGAGATCACGTCCCTGTTCGAGGTGGCCGCCCTGGACGACGCCCTCGACCTGCTGCCCGGCCACTGCGACGTGGCGGCGGTG containing:
- a CDS encoding adenosine kinase; the encoded protein is MTSHPLDVVAVGSAIVDVLTTTDDADIDARGLVKGTMALVDAERADALYESMGPAVEVSGGSAANTVAGVASFGASAAFIGKVRDDQLGEVFTHDIRAGGVEFTTPPAADGPSTARCLVMVTPDAQRTMCTYLGAATGLAPADIDAGVIGRARYTYLEGYLWDPPEAIEALRRSVALAHDAGRQVALSLSDPFCVDRHRKAFLDFIASDVDVLFANEAEITSLFEVAALDDALDLLPGHCDVAAVTRGPLGSIVVTADGRVEMPAEPVERVVDTTGAGDLYAAGFLYGLATGADPARCARLGGIAAAEVIAHIGARPRVPLSSLVAALDA